The DNA window GCCATCGGCGCCTCGACAGGCGGGCCCCGCGCCGTCGCCGCCGTCCTCGGAGACCGCCTGCACCCCATCTCCATCCCGGTTCTCCTCGTCCTTCATGTCTCTCAGCCGCTCGGTTCCACGGTGATCGCCTGGCTCGACAGCGTGATCCCGGCGACCGTGACCGAGGCAAGGCACGGTGAACCGCTGCCAGGTCCCAGAGAGGCCAGGGTCATCATGGCGCCGGCCGATCGTCACCTCATCGTCCGCGGCGGCCGCCTCTGGTTGACCGACGACCCCCACGCGCACGACTGTCGCCCCTCGGTGGACGTCCTGCTTCACTCGGTCGCCGAAGCCTACGGAGCGCGGGCCGTCGGCTGCCTGCTGACCGGCATGGGACGCGATGGCGCAGAGGGGCTCTTGGCAATGCAGCGGGCTGGCGCCATGACGCTCGCGCAGGACGAAGCGAGTTCAACGGTCTTCGGGATGCCACGGGAGGCGATCCGCATCGGAGCGGCCCGGAAGGTCCTCCCCCTGTCCGACATCGCACCGACGATTTCTGCGCTCTCTGGGCGGTGAGCGCGCGGGAGAACGACCATGTACCCGGATATCTTGATCATCGACGATAGCTTGACGGTCCGCACCGATCTCCAGTCCGCACTCACGGCGGCCGGGTAT is part of the Chondromyces crocatus genome and encodes:
- a CDS encoding CheB methylesterase domain-containing protein yields the protein MRSVLNFWKSDLSIEGGVDATEHSPTQPADAPLTMAVRPRLIAIGASTGGPRAVAAVLGDRLHPISIPVLLVLHVSQPLGSTVIAWLDSVIPATVTEARHGEPLPGPREARVIMAPADRHLIVRGGRLWLTDDPHAHDCRPSVDVLLHSVAEAYGARAVGCLLTGMGRDGAEGLLAMQRAGAMTLAQDEASSTVFGMPREAIRIGAARKVLPLSDIAPTISALSGR